The Arachis ipaensis cultivar K30076 chromosome B05, Araip1.1, whole genome shotgun sequence nucleotide sequence AGACATGTAATGGGTGTTATAAAGATAACATAATTCAGATATCTATAATAACAATGATATCCAAACTTTTCTCAATATGAAAGTTGCTCAAGAATTGataattttaacacaaatttaaaatttacaaCATATTTAACATAAATAACATTTTTAGGCATGTAGCTATTATATTTGGCTTCTTAATAACCATGTACTTCCAAATTGTAGGAAACTTACCACATTATCTAGTTCAAGCATCTCTACATATCTCTTTTTCGATACATCGTTACTTGAAGTGGCCCTTTCAATAGAAGCAGGATCCTGAGACATATAATCCATGATTAGCTTAATGAATAAACCTCATACTTATTTAAATGTGTCAGCCATAAATCTTGATGATATATTACAGAAGGAAAAAGTTAACACAACATACAACTTCCCACTACCTAATCCTTCTATGAGTATATAAGAATACATGATAAAATGGGGATTTCTAATCTTTATCAAAAAGTAACAGAGCCTatcaatgaaaaagaaagaattttAAGCCATACAGGAAAATATTATCTTGCAAGAGTATAGAAGCATACAGGCCATACAGGAAATACTCCCATGTCTCACAAGAGTCATCTATACCCTTCTAATATGAATGTAATAGATATTTTACACAACCTTGGAGCAAATTCGACTATCAACTCAAATTACTTTGAATCAAAACTTGGCCAAGACCTTCAATTCAAAATTAATGTTATGGATGCGATATAAGCTTGGGTGGGATCAAATATGATAAATAATATGGACAAGAGAAAAAATAGTATCGGTAGAACTTAAAAGtagttataaattttaataaatggaATACCTTCAACTAACAGCTATACTAACTTTCTTCGCATGCTATGTTGGTCAAGCTCAATAACAGATTtgacaaaatgaaaataatattgaACACAATGGAAAAGTTACATACTTTGAAAGGGCAAGAAACAAGCATGCCAATAAATCCTCTGTCAAATCAGCAGCTCTAATTGTGTACAAGGCACTCTTGAGTCCACGTGAAACAAGATAATTCTGAGTGTCCTTCGACAAAGAATATCCCTTGTACACACTAACAGGAGGATCACATACCTGAAAGGCAAGACAATAACACAATGGGAAAAGTCAATACCTCATTCTCAATAGCCTTTGAATATTCCTTCTACATTTCACTATTGTCATGGGAGACAAGAACCACAAACAAAACAACCACATAAATAGCCACTAGTGTCCTGTCCAATAAAACAGATAAAGTAACCACACCACCCATTGTAATCATGCAGAGAAGAGAATAATTATCTAAAAAGGGGAAACAACAAAAAGTAATTCGAATAGCAGCAACAATAGAAACTAATTGTTAGAAACATGAATAAGAGAGCATTATAGAGAAACTAGTTGTTAGAAACATGAATAAGAGAGCATTATAGATAATATAGGGTTCCAAAAGAGAATAATTACAGAGGATCCAACTTGAGACTGGCAATCAACGAGTGTATCATATACTCCAACGATGTCCCCATTTCGGACTACAAAGAAGGTGACCTTCTCCTCGTGCTCCATAACAGACGCCACAGGTTCAGGCTCCACCACCTTCTTCTTGCGGCCTTTCTtggcagaggaggaggaggagtagcAGCAGCGAGAGGGAAACCTAGCGAGCACGAATTGAGGGCGGGGAGAGAGAGTAGGAGGAAGAGTTAGCTTAATGGGGAAGTTGCAGAGGGAACGGCGGCTGGATAGGAAGCGAGCGAAGATGGCGGCAGTGTAGGATGAGAGGTTGGAGAAGCAGTTCATGACACAGCTGCAGGGTTAGTTGCAACCGATTCCCTGCTTCTTCTCAGCTCGATCGCCCTCACTCTCCCTCTCTTCCTTGCGAGCATCGACTGCGACGGCGGCTGCCAGCTCCGTCGGCGCCGTCTCCTTCCTCCTCCCTCTCTTTCCTTCTCCGTTTTCCCTCTCTCTCTGCGTTTCCgtgggtgtgtgcgtgtgttACCGTGAGGAGGGGGTGTTGAGGGTTTGTATTTTGGGAAATtaggggtttggggtttagggttagggattgtgatttttaatttgggaattagagtttaaaattaagaattttataaaaaaatttggattgaatagatattttgataaaatcgatggatagaataataattttaaattaaatatactccactaaaaatattttaagaatactaTTTACAATATATTGNNNNNNNNNNNNNNNNNNNNNNNNNNNNNNNNNNNNNNNNNNNNNNNNNNNNNNNNNNNNNNNNNNNNNNNNNNNNNNNNNNNNNNNNNNNNNNNNNNNNNNNNNNNNNNNNNNNNNNNNNNNNNNNNNNNNNNNNNNNNNNNNNNNNNNNNNNNNNNNNNNNNNNNNNNNNNNNNTAAATTTTAActgtttttatttatgtttaacaACAAAAAAGtggtttaaaaaattaatttttagtcaaTATTTAAGacttaattattagtaaaaatcatatactaattttataaaaaaatataaaataatatatattatttttaaaaattaatcattttgtgacaaaccgtgaccatagactcctttAAGTCACTCTCAAagtcgtgaccatagacccttttaggtcacccttccgaaaaaccgtgaccatagacgctttttggtcactgtaaaaaatcgtgaccatagactcctttaggccacccccaaaatcgtgaccatagacccttttaggccactcccaaaaccgtgaccatagatcccttAGGCCACTccccaaaaccgtgactatagacccttttaggccacccccaaaaccgtgaccatagatccctttaggtcacccccaaaatcgtgatcataaacccttttaggtcacccttttttgaaaaaccgtgaccatagcccccttttggtcactgtaaaaaatcgtgaccataggccCATTAGGTCatcccaaaatcgtgaccatagacccttttaggtcatcctccaaaaccgtgaccatagacccctttaggccacccttaaaaccgtgaccatagacccttttaggtcactcttttttgaaaaaccgtgaccatagaccctttttggtcactgtaaaaaatcgtgaccataaacctctttaggtcacccctcaaaaccgtgaccataaaccctTTTGGGCCACCATTTTTTCAAAAAACCGTAaccataggtactctatggtcacGCTTTCcaaaaaaaccatgaccatagcttttttttttttggtcacccTAAGTCTATGGTAACCGTGGCTATAGACTCAAAATGTTGCAGTGGTTATTTCTGCTTTGATTTTTGCGCAACTCTACTTAAATTGCTAACGCTTTTCGTGTCaacattttttaaatttgtgcacgaagaaaaagaaaaaaaattattgagaTCAATATTTGAAATCTGTGCACGAAAATGCAAAATAGTTTATGCAAAAAAAGGGGCAACGGCTAAATAATTAAACATTTTACTTAATATGTTTCGCATGTATCTTAAAAATACATATTAGCTAAAACTTAATAATATTATGAAATACTAAATTTATCGCtacaaatatttttcttttaatatcattgtattttttatttgaatacaTTGAGTGCAGACAAAATAATAGAGGCTAAAGTCATTCATTTATATCCACAATTTGAATTTGTGAGTACGACTCATGGCTTTGAATTCCtagtattcttcttcttctatagaaaaaaaaatagtaaatcatCAATCCAATCCACCAAGTTTAATAATCTATTCAAGTTCTTTTCAAAAAACGAAATAGAAGATAATGGTGGCACGTGGCATAACCTTGAGGCACAATTATACTTGGGCAATATCAGCTGAACTGAACCTGCTCACTACCATAGCCACTCACCAATTACATAATCCACTCTATCTAAGCAAACTTATCCAAAAAAGAAGTGACGACACACAACACCATGTCCAGCTTCACTCACGCCACCACATTACTCCATGCCCACATCAAAACCAAGCAGAAAACAACCACTCTGgccgccgccaccaccaccaacaaccaAGCACCATTTTATGCTGAACAAAAAGATAATAATAGCACCAACAGTAGTAGTAGAAGAAAAGTAATGTCAACATTTGTAGCAACTTCGATGGGAGTAGTTCTGGGCGGCACAACGACAATGACACCACAGGCGGCCGCTCAGAATTGGGGGACTCGTTCGTTCTTGAGAGAGCATTTCTTTGAGGCGGGGCTGTCTCCGGAGGACGCAGTGGCGAGGATAAAGCAAACGGCGGAGGGGCTACATGATATGAGGGAGATGCTGGAAACAATGTCATGGAGGTATGTGATGTTCTACATAAGGCTGAAGCAGGCTTATCTTGATCAAGATTTGAAGACTGCAATGTCCACTTTGCCCGACAACCGCCGCAATGATTACATCAAAATTGCCAATGAATTGGTAGATCACATGACCGATGTAAGTTCACAAATCTCTTATATCTGCTCTCTTTTACCGTTTCACTCCTTCAACTTAGAATTAAGTGATATGGTATATGTTTAATTGGATGATGTACCATTAAATAAATTCTTTTATGACACTAGTTTTTCTTAggttaatagttaaattagtttttgaaaaataaaatattttttaaatttatttttgaaagatttttcaattaaattgattttttaaacATTACGAATTAATCATATTGTTATTTAGTtactctattcataatttttatcaACGATTGATATATAAAATGTTAACTGATAATAACATATATGACACATAACATGTTCAATTGGACGTTGATTATTAAATGTGTTTACGGAAATCTATATCAATTTAGTTAGTAGATTATATTGGGAATATGATTTTTATAATTGGAGAAAATggctaaattaataaattttcataaacatatttagTCAATATCCAATTAGAGATATCaagtattatatatgttattaatTAACGTTTTACAATAtcaatttttgaagaaaatttttaatgaagTGACTGGAagacaaatatgattaattcgtaaTCTTTGAAAaaccaatttgattgaaaaatctTTTCGAAATGAATTTAAAGAATATCTTATCTTTCaaaactaatttgactattaaccttTTTTCTTAATTTNNNNNNNNNNNNNNNNNNNNNNNNNNNNNAAAGTTGACGGGAATattaaaaaagagtttaaaatgtAAATGAACATGAGTCGTTACTTGTTAGATATGGTCATGTTGTACCGAtaccaaaaaaacaaaaatagcaCCAATCAAttattgtatatatatggatACATATTTTGTGTTTATGAAAATTGATTTTGTTGCAAAAAGATGTTTTATTATTCTAATGTGAAATATTTGATTAATGTTGAAATGTGTACGAAATACATTTAAATATACATATAGGTAATAActtaatttttatgtttatggagTTTCTAAacttattttttgtgtttttgagtTTCTTTGTGATAATATAATGTTGATGATACttaattttacaaaatttaacaCAAATAATCTTTATGATAGGTTATCGATGTAACTTTTCTTAGTTAAATTCACTCCAGTAGCATTGGATTGTAAGGATGTTTTAATATATATAGCCATTTTTCTTTTCGAATCCTGCTAGAGAGTTAATGGAGTATttgtacaatgtatacaatgaattatttatttagcctaatatgagttaaaaaatgaacatctaaggtaaaatactactaatttctcaaacacaatacacCCATACTATCCAAAATAACCATCTAGATACCAGgaataataaacatctgatatctATTAAATCGAACATCCCTAAactctattgtacacattgtacaaatactccATTATTTCCTATACTTCCTCTTTTCTTAATTATAGCATACTTTTTTCCTTATCCAATCTTTTCCGCTAATTTTTCTTATCTAATGATAGATCTCAACACTTTTCTTCATGCTATTGCACAAGGTGTGGAGGTAGACTAGTATTTTTTCTATTGAAAAAGTTTTAACtctagagagaaaataaaaatatatcttaAATAAATCCATAAACTTGAGGGCCATGCATATAataaatttctaataaaatatataaatacacaAGACTGCCAAAATGATCTTGTAATATTATAAAATACTTATTATTTTAtatcaaatatattttttagataaCAAATTTAAACATTAGTTATCTTAATGTCCTGTGATATGGTTATGAAAGACTAGCGCGTTAACTTATAATTAATAACTGTGTACCTTTCCAATTGATGTTGTGGTTTAATTGGTCTTTTTTTTTCCCCCTTCAGTTTGACAGGTATGTTCGGACACCAAAGGTATATGAATCTTACCTATACTACGAGAAGACCTTGAAATCAATAGATCAACTTGTCGCTATCTTAGCATAACAGCGGCAGGGTATATTTGGAATTCTAATTTTTGTGGTTTTTccaatttaaatatcaaattGAAGATATACATACATCACAAGGTATTTGCACACAAAATATCAAGTATATGTTTATGTACACACGTGTGTCGTTAGAATATGAAACCTTTCTCTTTTTTTGGTTCGGAATTAGAATGTGAAAGGTTgaagtatttcatgtttattaacTTAGAAGGTATTATGAGAAACAGAAAGTGAACCCTATTATACATAGAAAGATACATTGACTCATAAATGTACAACTACACAACACAAGTTCAACATTTTTAAATTTCTCATCATATAGGTATATTAAAGCGCCCAACATACACTAGAGAAATTAAACACACACTAGGAAATTAAACTTTTCATTAAAGAAAAGCATAATTGGAAAACTAAACATACATACACAGCACAAgagattaataataataataattagtttCTGGAGATTGCAACAGCTGAAAATATGATAAGTATAACGAGGATAGCAGCAGCAAGATAAGAGCCAATAAGAGAAGCGGAAATGCGTTCACAGAAACTGTTGTATTGTTGACAAATAGCGAACCAATTGGGTTTTGGATTACCATAATGTGCTATGTATACAATTGCTGCTGCTGCTGACGCTGATGCTGTCGCCAGACCCAACATAATCTTCACAACAAAAAGTTAACACTTTACTTGTTAATaacaattattatttatcttaaaAATGACTAgttaattaattatcattaataataaagagaaaaaatactTATACTAATGTTCTTAAGTAATAAAGGTGAAAATTCAGatgcatttattttttttatgaaatttataattaaaaattattaaataatattttattccatttaaaataaatacaaaaactgaaacaaataaaattatttaaataacctTTTTCATTCTCATTTTGGCATTGCACTCATTCACTCACGTCTACACCCAGATATACGAAACATCAATCGGTCACTCTTTTTTAACACCGAAGACTACTCATCAAAGATTGTCCGCTTTTTCTCACGTTCGTCCTTCTTTGTCGCATTTTTTTCTTACCGCTCTTTCTTGCGTTTGCGTTCATCTATCCCTCTTCGTCGCGTTCTTCCTCCCACCGTTAGTCGTTCTCATCGCCACCTCGCGCCCACAATCGTTCTCACTGCCTCGTCGGGTTATCACTATCAATCGTTTTTGTTGTTTTGTGTTCATTGTCCGCTCCTTGTTCTGCAACAGTGAGTTTTTCTTCTCACGACTGGAGCCGTTCATCAGCGTGTTCCCTCCATTTCTTGTTCAGCAGCGACaatgacttttttgttgctgctatctcttctttctttctttctctcttctattgCTGTCTATTCTATCTTTTGTCTCCTATTCTTCTCTTTCCTTTTATGATTTTGAAATCCTCTTATTTACAAAATTGTTATTATTCTTGGTATTATATATAGTTGGTTGTGGTGGTGGATCAGTGATGGAAGAGGTGGGATAGTAAGTTTAGGGTTGGCAAAGGTGTGAAGAAGTACATTAGAAATGGGAATGGTAAAGGATAGACTtgaaatatgaaatttttaatGAGATTATTTTAGGAAAGAAATATTAATAAAGTTTCAACTGCCTTCTTCTAAAATTTTCAGTTTTTTGTGTCTCTACTTTTTGAAGGTACTGAAAGAGTTAAAATTTTATGTATAGGGATTGAAAATTTAGTTCCAGTCTCTAACTATCAAATacaatactgagtctcagtcccCCAATAGTCTCAATACCAGTATCCTAtgccaaacgctacctaagaaatgctaaaatgacacttccGTTCCCTCTATTTGTAAAATATACAATTTCTtctcttatattttttaaaaaatctctttttttaactcattttaaaatttttgtgttaactaataatGTCAATTTTActcatttttaaagaaaaataaattattttttataaaaacatcctatagcaaaaattttattttttgtgattaaatttaatatactaaaatattctttaacaaattatttttttaatgattaaattatatttttactaaaatatcttttaaaatattttgtaataattaaattattttttattaaaataccaNNNNNNNNNNNNNNNNNNNNNNNNNNNNNNNNNNNNNNNNNNNNNNNNNNNNNNNAATaccatttaat carries:
- the LOC107643591 gene encoding uncharacterized protein LOC107643591, which encodes MNCFSNLSSYTAAIFARFLSSRRSLCNFPIKLTLPPTLSPRPQFVLARFPSRCCYSSSSSAKKGRKKKVVEPEPVASVMEHEEKVTFFVVRNGDIVGVYDTLVDCQSQVGSSVCDPPVSVYKGYSLSKDTQNYLVSRGLKSALYTIRAADLTEDLLACLFLALSKILLLLKGPLQVTMYRKRDM
- the LOC107643589 gene encoding photosynthetic NDH subunit of lumenal location 2, chloroplastic; this encodes MSSFTHATTLLHAHIKTKQKTTTLAAATTTNNQAPFYAEQKDNNSTNSSSRRKVMSTFVATSMGVVLGGTTTMTPQAAAQNWGTRSFLREHFFEAGLSPEDAVARIKQTAEGLHDMREMLETMSWRYVMFYIRLKQAYLDQDLKTAMSTLPDNRRNDYIKIANELVDHMTDFDRYVRTPKVYESYLYYEKTLKSIDQLVAILA